CGATCTGGCCGCCCAGGTCGATCCCGCGTTCACGCTCGACGACCGCCTGGTGACGGGTGCGGTCGCTCCCGTGTGACGAGCGACGACCGCGGTCCGGCCGGTACGGCCACAACGAGGGGCGGGACCCGCGCGGACAACCCGCAGCGGTCCCGCCCTCGCACGGCCCGACGCACGACGCATGACGCATGACGCATGACGCATGACGCAACGTTACGGCGCACGAAGAAACGTTACTTCTCCTTCGCGTCCTTCGCCGTGCCCTTCGCGGCACCCCTCCCTGCGGGGTTCATCGGCTCGCCGCCGGCGGCGGCCGCGGGTGCCGTGAGGTAGGACGGCCAGCCGCCCTTCGGAGCCTCCCCGACACCGAGCGTTCCGAGCTTGGCCAGCACCGCCGGGTCCTGGGCGTCCAGCCAGTCGGCGAGCTGGCGGAAGGAGACACACCGCACGTCCGGCTTGGTGCAGACGGACGCGATCGTCTCCTCGACGGCGCGCATGTAGGTGCCGCCGTTCCAGGACTCGAAGTGGTTGCCGATGATCAGCGGCGCGCGGTTCCCGTCGTAGGACCGGTCGAAGGCTTCCAGCAGGCCGTCACGCATCTGGTCGCCCCAGTACTCGTGCTCCGCCGGGTCGCCCTGAGTGACGCCGGACTGGTTGAACATGAAGTTGTAGTCCATGGAGAGCGTCTCGAAGTCGCGCCCCGGGACGGGCACGAGCTGGAGCGAGAGGTCCCACAGGCCATCCTTCTTCGCGGGCCACACCTGGTTGTTGATGCCGCTGGAGTCGTAGCGGAATCCCAGGTCCCGCGCGGCGGCGACCATGTTCTTCTGACCTTCGAGGCACGGAGTGCGGCCGCCGACGAGTTCCTTGTCGTAGTCGAAGGGGAGCGGGGCCTCGGACTTGAGCTCCGGGTCGTTCGTCTTCCAGTTCTTCACGAAGGACTTGGCCTGGCGGATCTCGCTCCTCCACTCGTCCACCGACCAGGTACCGCCACCACCGTCCGGGCCGCAGAAGTGGCCGTTGAAGTGGGTGCCGATCTCGTTGCCTTCCGCCCACGCCGCCCGCACCTCACTGAGGGTGTCGTGGATGCCCTTGGTGTCGTTGAAGCCGATGTCCGAGCTGCCGGGCGAGTGCTGGGGCGGGTCGTACAGGCCCTTCTTCTCCTCGGGCAGCAGATAGACCCCGCTGAGGAAGTACGTCATCTTCGCGCCGTACTTCTTGGCGACGCCGCGGAAGTGGGAGAAGAGCTTCTGGCTGTCCTCGCCGGCGCCGTCCCAGGAGAACACCACGAACTGCGGAGGCTTCTGCCCCGGCGCGAGACGCTTGGCGACCGGGAGGTGGGGCTGAGCACCCGTGAACGCCGTGGAACCGTCCCCGATCAGCTGGGCGGCGGCGCCCGGCGCCGGCGCGTTCTGCCCGTCGGGCTTCTCCTTGGCGCCGTGCGCCGTCTCGGCTCCGGCTCCGGACGCCCCGGCTCCGGCGCCGGAACACCCGGCCAGAGCGGCGAACACGGCTGCGGTGGTGACCCCCAGGGCGACTCTCTTCGTGGCGGCGATCATCCGCCCACCTCTTCCTTGCGGCTCGATTGCGTGGAATGTGCCGACTGGCGCGGTCACGTTCACACGCAGCCCGAATGCCTCAGAGCGACAGGCCGAATGAAAAGATGCTTATTCACTGCATTGGGTGATCCTGTCGGCCATTTGCCTGATATGTGGACCACAATTCTTTACTCTGCATTACGATTCGTTTACCTAGAGTTGAGAAATCCCGCCGCTGCACGCCGTGACCCACGGCCGCGTCCCCACGTTCCGCGACCGCGCTGCCCCGGAGGAGACGGGAATGCCTGCCTGCGTACCCATCCGAAACATCCGAAACCACCTCGGCTCTCACCTCCCCCGCACCTCGGGGGAGAAGAGGCCCCACAGCCCGCCGCCGCGCCGAGGCCCTCGCTTCCGCGTCACCGCGGGCGACCTCTCCGCGTCGATCACGGTCTTCCTCATCGCCGTCCCCATGTCGCTCGGTCTCGCCGTCGCCATGGACGCACCACTGGAGGCCGGCCTCATCTCCGCCGCGATCGGCGGCATCGTCGCCGGCCTGATCGGCGGCACCCCGCTCCAGGTCAGCGGACCGTCCGCCGGACTGACCGTCGTAACAGCCGAGTTGATCCAGATCTACGGCTGGCGCACGACCTGCGCCATCACCATCGGGGCCGGGCTGCTCCAGATCCTGCTGGGTTCCGTGAGAGCGGCACGCGGGGCCCTCGCGGTCAGCCCCGCGATCGTCCACGGCACTCTCGCCGGGATCGGCGTGGCCATCGCACTCGCCCAGTTGCACATCGTCCTCGGCGGTTCTCCGCAGAGCTCCGCGATGGACAACGCCCTCGCCCTTCCCGAACAGTTGGCGCGGATCAGCCCGGCCGCCCCCCTGATCGGAGCCCTGACCATCGCCCTGCTGGTGTTGTGGCCACGGATCCCCGGTGCCGCCGGTCGTGCGCTCCGAAAGATTCCGGCCGCGCTCGCGTCGGTCGCCGTAGCCACGGCGGTGGCGGCCGTCGCCGCGCCCCGCATCAGCCGGGTGGACCTGCCCTCGTGGAGCTCGCACGCCCTTCCCGAGATGCCCCGAGGTCCGGTACTCGCCCTCGCCACCGCCATGTTCACCGTGATGCTGGTGGGCAGCCTCGAATCGCTCCTGGCGGCCGTGGCGGTGGACAAGCTGACCGCCGACCGCACGGCCGAACACTCCTCGCGGCAGCCGGACATGCCCCCGGCCCATGTCGCCCGCTCCGACCTGGACCGCGAGTTGCGGGCCCAGGGCATCACCAACACGCTGGCCGGGCTGCTCGGCGGACTCCCGATCTCCGGTGGTGCCGTGCGCAGTTCGGCGAACGTCCGCGCCGGTGCCACCGGCCGCGCGGCGACCGTGCTGCACGGTGTCTGGGTGCTGCTCGCGGCCGGCTTCCTGGTCTCCGTGCTCGAGTGGATTCCGCTCGCCGCGCTGGCCGCCCTCGTCATGGTCGTCGGCATTCAGATGGTGAACTACGCCCACATCAGGAATGTCCACCGGCACCGCGAATTCCTCGTCTACGGGGCGACGATCACCGGTGTCGTCGTGTTCGGCGTGCTGGCCGGCGTCGCGATCGGCATCACGGCGGCCGTAGGAATGGCACTGCACCGGCTGGCCCGTACCCGCATCTCCGTGACCGAGAGCGACGGGCGCTTCCTGGTGATCGTGCGCGGTCAGTTGACCTTCCTCGCGGTGCCGAGACTCAGCCGCGTACTCAACCAACTCCCCCAAGGCGTCGACGCGATCGTCGAACTGGACGGTTTTTTCATGGACCACGCGGCCTACGAGGCCATCCAGGACTGGCGCACCACTCAGGTCGCCCACGGTGGCAACATCGTCTTCACCGGCAGATCGGGAGGGCGGATCGCGGAACCCGCTTCGGCGGCGCACTCCTGCTGCCGCCCGTGGACACCCTGGCGCAACCACCACTGCCACGACCGTCCCCACCAGCCCACCACTGCGGCGGAACGCCCGCACACGCATCCGGGGCGCCCCGGGGCTGCAACCGCTTCGCTCTCGGCCGAAGCGGCCGGACCCGGCTCGGAGCCCGTCGGAACGGTGAGGCGCGGCGGCGCGCACAGCCTGCTGAGCGGTATCAGTTCCTTCCAGCTGAATACGGCCCCGCTGGTCCGCGAGGAGCTCGCCCGCCTCGCGGCGGAGGGCCAGCGGCCGTCCCAGCTGTTCCTGACCTGTGCGGACTCCCGCCTCGTCACCAGCATGATCACGTCGAGCGGGCCTGGCGATCTGTTCACCGTGCGCAACGTGGGCAATCTGGTGCCCCCACCGGGAGCGGGTTCCGACGGCGGCGGTGACGACTCGGTGGCGGCGGCGATCGAGTACGCGGTGGACGTCCTGCGGGTCGGGTCCATCACCGTCTGCGGGCACTCCGGCTGTGGCGCCATGCAGGCACTTCTCGGCGCCGAGCCGGGGACGCCGAGGACCACGCCCCTGTGGCGGTGGCTGCGGCACGGGCTGCCGAGCCTGGACCGCATGTCCTCCCGCGACCAGCCGTGGGCGCGCATCTCCGGCCGGATGCCCACCGACGCGGTGGAGCAGCTCTGCCTGACCAATGTCGTCCAGCAGCTCGACCACCTCCGCGCGCACGAGTCGGTGGCGCGCCGGCTGGCGGACGGCACCCTCCAGCTGCAGGGGATGTACTTCCACGTCGGCGAGGCGCAGGCCTACCTCCTGACGGAGGGAGTCAGTTCCGGCTCGGGCCCGGACGAGGTCTTCGAGCGGGTGGCTCCGGGGATCGGCATCGGTCCGGAGACAGCCGATCCGGAGGGCGCGGATCCGGTTGCGTCACGCCCTGCGGCGGGGGTTCCTGAGGACGGTTCCGGGCACGAGGAGGCCAGACACAGCCTCGTCTGAACCAGCGGCACCCCGGGCCCGTGAGACCTTGTGGTTCAGCTTCCCGTCCGCAGGCGCGGCAGGAGTCGGTACGGCGTCCCGTACCGGTGCCCTGCCGCGTCGGCGGGGCGGTCGGCGGATCTCCTCCATACACGATGGATAGGTCTAAACCAATTCCCGGCAGACACTTGTCACTCGGCCTTTCGCCTGATGAGCTATGCCCCGGGACACAACGGTCACCCTGGGAATGGGAGATGTCGTGAGCAACGAAAGCCTGGCCAACCTGCTGCGGGAAGAGCGCCGGTTCGAGCCGCCGGCCGAGCTGGCCGCGAACGCCAATGTCACGGCGGAGGCATACGAACAGGCAGCCGCGGACCGGCTGGGCTTCTGGGCCGAGCAGGCCCGCCGCCTCACCTGGGCCACCGAGCCGACCGAGACGCTGGACTGGAGCAATCCGCCGTTCGCGAAGTGGTTCGCGGACGGCACGCTCAACGTCGCGTACAACTGCGTGGACCGCCATGTGGAGGCGGGCAACGGCGACCGGGTCGCCATCCACTTCGAGGGCGAGCCGGGCGACAGCCGGGCGATCACCTACGCGGAGCTGAAGGACGAGGTCTCCCGGGCCGCCAACGCACTGACGGAGCTGGGCGTCGGCAAGGGCGACCGGGTCGCCGTCTACCTCCCGATGATCCCCGAGGCCGCCATCACGATGCTGGCCTGCGCCCGCATCGGCGCCGCCCACTCGGTCGTCTTCGGCGGCTTCTCCGCCGACGCCATCGCCGCCCGTATCCAGGACGCCGACGCCAAGGTCGTCGTCACCGCCGACGGCGGATACCGCCGCGGCAAGCCGTCCGCGCTGAAGCCCGCGGTGGACGACGCCGTGTCACGTATCGAGAGCGTCGAGCACGTCGTGGTCGTACGCCGCACCGGTCAGGACACCGCGTGGACCGAGGGCCGCGACATCTGGTGGGACGAGATCACCGGCCGCCAGTCCGCCGAGCACACCCCCGAGGCCTTCGAGGCCGAGCAGCCGCTCTTCATCCTGTACACCTCGGGGACCACGGGTAAGCCGAAGGGCATCCTGCACACCTCCGGCGGCTACCTCACCCAGGCGGCCTACACCCACCACGCCGTCTTCGACCTCAAGCCCGAGACCGACGTCTACTGGTGCACGGCCGACATCGGCTGGGTCACCGGCCACTCGTACATCGTCTACGGGCCGCTGGCGAACGGCGCCACCCAGGTCATGTACGAGGGCACCCCGGACACCCCGCACCAGGGCCGGTTCTGGGAGATCGTGCAGAAGTACGGCGTGTCGATCCTCTACACCGCGCCGACCGCGATCCGGACGTTCATGAAGTGGGGGGACGACATCCCCGCCAAGTTCGACCTGAGCAGCCTGCGCGTCCTCGGCTCGGTCGGCGAGCCGATCAACCCCGAGGCGTGGGTCTGGTACCGCAAGCACATCGGCGCCGACAAGTGCCCCGTCGTGGACACCTGGTGGCAGACCGAGACCGGCGCGATGATGATCTCGCCGCTGCCCGGCGTCACCGCGACGAAGCCCGGCTCCGCCCAGCGCGCCCTGCCCGGGATCTCCGCCACGGTCGTCGACGACGAGGCCCGTGAGGTCCCGGACGGTGGGGGCGGCTACCTCGTCCTCACCGAGCCGTGGCCGTCGATGCTCCGCACCATCTGGGGCGACGACCAGCGCTTCATCGACACCTACTGGTCGCGGTTCGAGGGCAAGTACTTCGCGGGCGACGGCGCCAAGAAGGACGATGACGGCGACGTCTGGCTGCTCGGCCGGGTCGACGACGTCATGCTCGTCTCCGGCCACAACATCTCGACCACCGAGGTCGAGTCGGCTCTCGTGTCGCACCCGGCGGTCGCCGAGGCGGCGGTGGTCGGCGCGGCCGACGAGACGACCGGTCAGGCGATCGTCGCGTTCGTCATCCTGCGTGGGACGGCGACCTCCTCCGACGAGCTGCTGACGGAGCTGCGCAACCACGTCGGTACCGTGCTCGGCCCGATCGCCAAGCCGAAGCGCGTGCTGCCGGTGGCGGAGCTGCCGAAGACCCGCTCCGGCAAGATCATGCGCCGCCTGCTGCGCGACAAGGCCGAGAACCGTGAGCTGGGCGACGTCACCACCCTCACCGATCCGTCGGTGATGTCCCTCATCCAGGCCGAGTTCCCCAAGGCGGCCTCCGAGGACTGAGTCCCCGAGGGGCCTGGCCTCCAGAAGGAGCCTGGCCCCCGAGAGGGCCTGGTCCCCGAGAGGGCCTGAGGGCAAGAAACAGCTGTACGGCTCCGAGGGGCATCCCGCGACGCGCGGGATGCCCCTCCGGCTTGGGACAAGGCGGTCTACAGTGGCCGTGTCCGCGCAGAAGCGGAGAAGATCTTCATAGGGGTGCCGGGAAGTCTGGTCGGCGAGTGCGTCAGCCATGTCCTCGTCGCCGCCCCGATACCGGAGGTTTCTCCCGTGGCCGAGCCCCGCCATACCCCGCAGTCCCCGGACTCACCGGACTCACCGGACTCACCCAACCCGGCGGACACATCCGACTCCCCGGCATCCGACTCCCCGGCATCCGGATCGTCGGCATCCGGATCGTCGGGACCTGCCCCCGCGCCCCCGTCCGTCGCTGCCCCCACGGCCCCACGGCCGACCCTGCTGGGCCGTCTGTCGCTGCCCGAGCGGACCTACCTGACGGACGCGCTGCGCACGGAGACGGTCGGCGGAGTCGTCCTGCTGGTCGCGGCCATCGCGGCACTCGTCTGGGCCAATGCACTCGGCGCGTCCTACACGGCCGTCAGCGACTACCACTTCGGCCCGGCGGTTCTCGGTCTCCACCTCTCCGTGGAGCACTGGGCCGCCGACGGCCTGCTCGCCGTCTTCTTCTTCGTCGCGGGCGCGGAGCTCAAGCGCGAGCTGGTCGCGGGCGAACTCCGCGATCCCAGGACGGCCGCCCTGCCCGTCGTCGCGGCGCTGTGCGGCATGGCGGTGCCCGCGCTCGTCTACGTCACCACCAACGCCCTCGGCGGGGGCAACCTGGGCGGCTGGGCCGTACCGACCGCGACCGACATCGCCTTCGCGCTCGCCGTACTGGCCGTCCTCGGCACCTCGCTGCCGGCGGCGCTCCGCGCGTTCCTGCTGACGCTGGCCGTCGTGGACGACCTCTTCGCGATTCTGATCATCGCGGTGTTCTTCACCGACTCGGTCGACTTCCTGGCGTTGGGCGGCGCCGCGCTCGGGCTGGTCCTCTTCCGGGCCCTGCTCCACTTCGAGGTCCGTGGCTGGTGGGTGTACGTACCGCTGGCCCTCCTCATCTGGGGGCTCATGTACAACAGCGGCGTCCACGCCACCATCGCGGGCGTCGCCATGGGGCTGATGCTGCGCTGTACCCGGCGCGAGGGCGAGGAGCGTTCTCCCGGCGAGCACGTCGAACACCTGGTGCGCCCGCTCTCCGCCGGGCTCGCGGTCCCGCTGTTCGCCCTCTTCTCGGCCGGGGTCAGCCTGCGGGGCGACGTGCTCGCCGAAGTCTTCACCCGGCCCGAGACGATCGGTGTGGTCCTCGGTCTGGTCGTCGGCAAGACCGTCGGCATCTATGGCGGCGCCCGCCTCGCCACCCGCTTCACCAGGGCCGAGCTCAACCCGGACCTGGCCTGGGCGGACGTCTTCGCGGTCGCCTCGCTGGCCGGCATCGGTTTCACCGTCTCCCTGCTCATCGGTGAACTCGCCTTCGCGGGCGACGAGGAAACGATCAACGAGGTCAAGGCGTCCGTTCTGCTCGCTTCGCTCTTCGCCGCCGTAATCTCCGGTGTACTGCTCAAACTCCGGGTACGCGTCCACCGGGCTCTGTACGAGGCGGAGGAGCGGGACGAGGACGCGTCGGGGATTCCCGACATCTACGAGCAGGACGATCCCGGGTACCACCTGCGGATGGCAGCCCTCCACGAACGGAGGGCTGCCGAACACCGCCGTCTCGCCGAACGGGCGGGGGCAGCGCGCAACAAGCCGGACAGTCCGGCATGATCTGTCACCGGATGTGTTGAAGAGGAGAGGGAGTCAGGGATGAGCGACCCCGGCAATTTCGTGGGCAGCGCGGACCGCAGTCTGGGACAGCTGGTCGCCTCGGCGACCGCCGAGATGTCCGCACTGGTGCACGACGAAATCGCTTTGGCCAAGGCCGAGGTACGCCAGGACGTCAAACGCGGCGTCATGGGGAGCGCCGCCGGCATCATCGCGGGCGTCCTGCTCCTGTTCGCGATCCCGACGCTGAGCTTCGCGGCGGCGTACGGCATCCACAACCTGGGCCTGGGGCTCGCCTGGTCGTTCCTGATCGTCGGTGGCGCCTTCATCCTGCTGGGCGTACTCCTGGCGCTGTTCGCGGTCGCCAAGTTCAAGAAGGTCAAGCCCCCGGAGAAGTCGATCGCGTCCGCGAAGCAGAGCGCGGCCGTCCTTCAGGGCGTCAAGCCACACCCCCGCCCGGTCGTGGCGCCCGGTCCGTCCCGTGCCGCGATCGGCGGTTCCTCCCTCGCGGACAAGGCCGTCGAGAAGAGCCCGGTTCAGGACAAGTCGTCCGCTGTGGGACGCTCTTCGGCATGACGGTCCCCGAAAGCAGCGCATTCGGCACGGCAGGCAACGCGCGTCCGGCGCCGGAGTCGTCCGGGTCCACCCCGGACGGCTCCGGGCCCGGCCGCGCGACGGGCGCCGCGGCGCCCGGTCCGGCGGTTCCGGTCGTCCCGACCGGTGGCGGCCGCCCCTCGACGTCCGGCGGTCCGGTACGGCTGGACGGCCCCTGGACGCACCGTGACGTGGCTGCCAACGGAGCGCGGTTCCACATCGCGGAGATGGGCTCGGGCCCGCTCGTGCTCCTGCTGCACGGATTCCCGCAGTTCTGGTGGACCTGGCGCCACCAACTGCCCGCGCTCGCCGAGGCGGGCTTCCGCGCCGTCGCGATGGACCTGCGGGGCGTCGGGGGAAGCGACCGCACGCCCAGGGGCTACGACCCTGCCAACCTGGCACTCGACGTCACCGGCGTGATCCGCTCGCTCGGTGAGCCCGACGCTGCCCTGGTCGGCCACGACATGGGCGGATACCTCGCGTGGACGGCGGCCGTGATGCGGCCGAAGCTGGTGCGGCGCCTCGTGGTGTCCTCGATGCCGCACCCGCGCCGCTGGCGTTCCTCCATGCTCTCGGACCCCGCCCAGACCAGGGCGGGGTCGTACGTCTGGGGCTTTCAGCGGCCCTGGCTGCCGGAACGTCAGCTCGTCGCGGACGAGGGCGGCTTGGTGGGCCGGTTGATCGAGGAGTGGGCGGGACCGAACGACATCGCGTTCCCGGACGAGCCGACGCTGGACGTCTACCGCCGCGCGATGTGCGTCCCGTCGACGGCACACTGTTCGGTGGAGCCGTACCGGTGGATGGTGCGGTCGCTGGCCCGGCCGGACGGCGTGCAGTTCTACCGGCGCATGAAGAGGCCGGTCCGGGTACCCACTCTGCACCTTCACGGTTCACTCGATCCGGCGATGCGCACCCGGAGTTCGGCGGGATCAGGCGAGTACGTCGAGGCGCCCTACCGGTGGCGACTTTTCGACGGTCTCGGGCACTTCCCGCACGAGGAGGATCCGGCGGCCTTCTCGGCCGAACTCATCAACTGGCTCAAGGATCCCGAGCCCGATCGCTGACCCGATGCGTACAGGTGTGCGGCGAACGGCCACGTGCCGCGCGCATAGGCCAATTGGCTTGCTTCTCCACGATTACCGACCATGGGTCACGGGCAGACGTCGGGGTATGGGCTGGACGCACGACTTCGGTGACGCAGCACGCAACCGCCGCTCGACCGCCACTGCCGCGGTGAGCACTCATGAGGGGGGCGGCCCTACGGGCCAGGTGCATACCGTGCAGGTCATACACGATCCTCGGCTCGGCATTCCCCGCATCCTTCGCCGCCGGGCCCGCTGGGTATCGGCGCGTCTGCGCCATCCCCGCGCATAGCCGGCACCCCGCGCATAGCCGGCACCCCGCACATAGCCGGCACCCCGCGCCCGACCACGGCGCACCCACCGGCCGCTACCCGGCGATGACCGCCTCCCGCGCGGGAGGCGGGCGACCGCGGCGCCCGGGCCGAGGTCTCCCCTCGTGACGGGCAAGCCTCGGCCGACGCGGCGGGAGACCCGCCTCGGGGGAAGCTCTCAGAGGGCGCATCCCTGGGTGTCGACCTGCTGGAAGGCCGTGCGGCCGGCGTCGATGTCCTCGCTGATCTCGTCGGCGGTCAGCACGTAACCGGTGTCGGCGTCGTCGCGGGACTTGGCGAACACCACCCCGTACACCTGGCCGTCCGGAGTGAGCAGGGGACCGCCGGAGTTGCCCTCGCGTACGAGCGCGTAGAGCGAGTACACGTCGCGGCGGACGGTGCCCCGGTGGTAGATGTCGGGGCCGTCCGGCTCGATGCGGCCGCGGACCCGTGCGGAGCGGACGTCGTATCCGCCGTTCTCCGGGAAGCCGGCCACGATGGCGCTGTCACCTGTCTTGGCGTCGGTCTCGGTGAATTCCAGTGCGGTTGCCCGGAGTTCCGGAACGTCGAGCACGGCGATGTCACGCTGCCAGTCGTAGAGGACGACCTTCGCGTCGTACACCTGTCCCTCACCGCCGACCTGCACGGTGGGCTCGTCGACGCCGCCGACGACGTGGGCGTTGGTCATGACACGCCCGTCCGCGAAGACGAAGCCGGTGCCTTCGAGGACCTTCCCGCAGCTCGGGGCCATGCCGACGACCTTGACGACGGACTTCTTCGCGCGGGCCACCACGGGACTGCCCGTCAAGGCCGGGTCCGGGGGCTCGACCGCGGTGATCGGCTCGTCGGCGAACGGGCTGAAGACCTGTGGGAAGCCGTTCTGGGAGAGGACCGACGAGAAGTCGTTGAACCAGGTCGACGTCTGCTCGGGCATCACGCGGGAGACTCCGAGCAGGACGGATGAGTTGCGGACCTGCTTGCCCAGAGTGGGAAGTGACGTGCCCGCCAGCGCTGATCCGAT
The DNA window shown above is from Streptomyces sp. NBC_00247 and carries:
- a CDS encoding bifunctional SulP family inorganic anion transporter/carbonic anhydrase; translation: MPACVPIRNIRNHLGSHLPRTSGEKRPHSPPPRRGPRFRVTAGDLSASITVFLIAVPMSLGLAVAMDAPLEAGLISAAIGGIVAGLIGGTPLQVSGPSAGLTVVTAELIQIYGWRTTCAITIGAGLLQILLGSVRAARGALAVSPAIVHGTLAGIGVAIALAQLHIVLGGSPQSSAMDNALALPEQLARISPAAPLIGALTIALLVLWPRIPGAAGRALRKIPAALASVAVATAVAAVAAPRISRVDLPSWSSHALPEMPRGPVLALATAMFTVMLVGSLESLLAAVAVDKLTADRTAEHSSRQPDMPPAHVARSDLDRELRAQGITNTLAGLLGGLPISGGAVRSSANVRAGATGRAATVLHGVWVLLAAGFLVSVLEWIPLAALAALVMVVGIQMVNYAHIRNVHRHREFLVYGATITGVVVFGVLAGVAIGITAAVGMALHRLARTRISVTESDGRFLVIVRGQLTFLAVPRLSRVLNQLPQGVDAIVELDGFFMDHAAYEAIQDWRTTQVAHGGNIVFTGRSGGRIAEPASAAHSCCRPWTPWRNHHCHDRPHQPTTAAERPHTHPGRPGAATASLSAEAAGPGSEPVGTVRRGGAHSLLSGISSFQLNTAPLVREELARLAAEGQRPSQLFLTCADSRLVTSMITSSGPGDLFTVRNVGNLVPPPGAGSDGGGDDSVAAAIEYAVDVLRVGSITVCGHSGCGAMQALLGAEPGTPRTTPLWRWLRHGLPSLDRMSSRDQPWARISGRMPTDAVEQLCLTNVVQQLDHLRAHESVARRLADGTLQLQGMYFHVGEAQAYLLTEGVSSGSGPDEVFERVAPGIGIGPETADPEGADPVASRPAAGVPEDGSGHEEARHSLV
- the acs gene encoding acetate--CoA ligase; the protein is MPRDTTVTLGMGDVVSNESLANLLREERRFEPPAELAANANVTAEAYEQAAADRLGFWAEQARRLTWATEPTETLDWSNPPFAKWFADGTLNVAYNCVDRHVEAGNGDRVAIHFEGEPGDSRAITYAELKDEVSRAANALTELGVGKGDRVAVYLPMIPEAAITMLACARIGAAHSVVFGGFSADAIAARIQDADAKVVVTADGGYRRGKPSALKPAVDDAVSRIESVEHVVVVRRTGQDTAWTEGRDIWWDEITGRQSAEHTPEAFEAEQPLFILYTSGTTGKPKGILHTSGGYLTQAAYTHHAVFDLKPETDVYWCTADIGWVTGHSYIVYGPLANGATQVMYEGTPDTPHQGRFWEIVQKYGVSILYTAPTAIRTFMKWGDDIPAKFDLSSLRVLGSVGEPINPEAWVWYRKHIGADKCPVVDTWWQTETGAMMISPLPGVTATKPGSAQRALPGISATVVDDEAREVPDGGGGYLVLTEPWPSMLRTIWGDDQRFIDTYWSRFEGKYFAGDGAKKDDDGDVWLLGRVDDVMLVSGHNISTTEVESALVSHPAVAEAAVVGAADETTGQAIVAFVILRGTATSSDELLTELRNHVGTVLGPIAKPKRVLPVAELPKTRSGKIMRRLLRDKAENRELGDVTTLTDPSVMSLIQAEFPKAASED
- the nhaA gene encoding Na+/H+ antiporter NhaA translates to MLGRLSLPERTYLTDALRTETVGGVVLLVAAIAALVWANALGASYTAVSDYHFGPAVLGLHLSVEHWAADGLLAVFFFVAGAELKRELVAGELRDPRTAALPVVAALCGMAVPALVYVTTNALGGGNLGGWAVPTATDIAFALAVLAVLGTSLPAALRAFLLTLAVVDDLFAILIIAVFFTDSVDFLALGGAALGLVLFRALLHFEVRGWWVYVPLALLIWGLMYNSGVHATIAGVAMGLMLRCTRREGEERSPGEHVEHLVRPLSAGLAVPLFALFSAGVSLRGDVLAEVFTRPETIGVVLGLVVGKTVGIYGGARLATRFTRAELNPDLAWADVFAVASLAGIGFTVSLLIGELAFAGDEETINEVKASVLLASLFAAVISGVLLKLRVRVHRALYEAEERDEDASGIPDIYEQDDPGYHLRMAALHERRAAEHRRLAERAGAARNKPDSPA
- a CDS encoding phage holin family protein, whose amino-acid sequence is MSDPGNFVGSADRSLGQLVASATAEMSALVHDEIALAKAEVRQDVKRGVMGSAAGIIAGVLLLFAIPTLSFAAAYGIHNLGLGLAWSFLIVGGAFILLGVLLALFAVAKFKKVKPPEKSIASAKQSAAVLQGVKPHPRPVVAPGPSRAAIGGSSLADKAVEKSPVQDKSSAVGRSSA
- a CDS encoding alpha/beta fold hydrolase yields the protein MTVPESSAFGTAGNARPAPESSGSTPDGSGPGRATGAAAPGPAVPVVPTGGGRPSTSGGPVRLDGPWTHRDVAANGARFHIAEMGSGPLVLLLHGFPQFWWTWRHQLPALAEAGFRAVAMDLRGVGGSDRTPRGYDPANLALDVTGVIRSLGEPDAALVGHDMGGYLAWTAAVMRPKLVRRLVVSSMPHPRRWRSSMLSDPAQTRAGSYVWGFQRPWLPERQLVADEGGLVGRLIEEWAGPNDIAFPDEPTLDVYRRAMCVPSTAHCSVEPYRWMVRSLARPDGVQFYRRMKRPVRVPTLHLHGSLDPAMRTRSSAGSGEYVEAPYRWRLFDGLGHFPHEEDPAAFSAELINWLKDPEPDR
- a CDS encoding MarP family serine protease is translated as MNVLDILLLVGAVWFAVIGYRQGFVVGILSVIGFLGGGLAAVYLLPVLWDRVTANSEVSSTAAVVAVVIVIVCASVGQACTTHLGNKLRGHITWSPARAVDATGGALVNVAAMLLVAWLIGSALAGTSLPTLGKQVRNSSVLLGVSRVMPEQTSTWFNDFSSVLSQNGFPQVFSPFADEPITAVEPPDPALTGSPVVARAKKSVVKVVGMAPSCGKVLEGTGFVFADGRVMTNAHVVGGVDEPTVQVGGEGQVYDAKVVLYDWQRDIAVLDVPELRATALEFTETDAKTGDSAIVAGFPENGGYDVRSARVRGRIEPDGPDIYHRGTVRRDVYSLYALVREGNSGGPLLTPDGQVYGVVFAKSRDDADTGYVLTADEISEDIDAGRTAFQQVDTQGCAL